GGTGTCCGCAGCCCCCTCCGGATACCTAGATCTAGGGCCCCCTGGGGCGGATGGGGGCGACCCCTTGTATTTTTTTCTTGGCGGGACCCATGGCCTGTGTTACTAAGATTTCAGGGGTATGCGCCTTCAAGGGCTCACGCTGTTCGGCTTCAAGTCGTTCGCCGATCGAACCGACGTCAAGATTCTCCCCGGCATCACCGCCATCGTCGGCCCCAACGGCTGCGGCAAGACCAACATCGCGGACGCGCTCC
This region of Candidatus Methylomirabilota bacterium genomic DNA includes:
- a CDS encoding AAA family ATPase, whose product is MRLQGLTLFGFKSFADRTDVKILPGITAIVGPNGCGKTNIADAL